In Bacillus sp. NP247, one DNA window encodes the following:
- a CDS encoding nucleotide pyrophosphohydrolase, protein MEVKTMKDMQKEVDAYIGQFKEGYFSPLAMMARLTEEMGELAREVNHYYGEKPKKTTEKEQSIEEELGDVLFVMICMANSLNIDLETAHNIVMKKFNTRDKDRWTRIDEGEKDA, encoded by the coding sequence ATGGAAGTAAAAACGATGAAAGATATGCAGAAGGAAGTAGATGCATATATCGGTCAATTTAAAGAAGGTTATTTTAGCCCGCTTGCAATGATGGCCCGTTTAACTGAAGAAATGGGAGAGCTTGCGAGAGAGGTTAATCATTATTATGGTGAGAAACCGAAGAAAACGACCGAGAAAGAACAAAGTATTGAGGAAGAGCTTGGAGATGTGTTATTTGTTATGATTTGTATGGCAAATAGTTTAAATATTGATTTAGAAACAGCGCATAACATTGTAATGAAGAAATTTAATACACGTGATAAAGATCGCTGGACACGTATTGATGAGGGAGAGAAAGACGCATGA
- the bshB1 gene encoding bacillithiol biosynthesis deacetylase BshB1 has product MSGLHILAFGAHADDVEIGMAGTIAKYTKQGYEVGICDLTEANLSSNGTIELRKEEAKAAARIMGVRTRINLAMPDRGLYMKEEYIREIVKVIRTYKPTLIFAPYYEDRHPDHANCAKLVEEAIFSAGIRKYMPELPPHRVESFYNYMINGFHKPNFCIDISEYLSKKVEALEAYESQFSTGSDGVKTPLTEGYVETVIAREKMFGKEVGVLYAEGFMSKKPVLLHADLIGGCK; this is encoded by the coding sequence ATGAGTGGATTACATATATTAGCGTTTGGTGCTCATGCCGATGATGTGGAAATCGGCATGGCAGGTACCATTGCAAAGTATACAAAGCAAGGATATGAAGTAGGCATTTGCGATTTAACAGAAGCTAATCTTTCTTCAAATGGAACGATAGAACTAAGAAAAGAAGAAGCAAAGGCGGCAGCTCGTATTATGGGAGTAAGAACGAGAATTAATTTAGCAATGCCAGACCGTGGTTTGTATATGAAAGAAGAATATATACGTGAAATTGTAAAGGTTATTCGTACATATAAACCAACGCTAATTTTCGCACCATATTACGAAGATCGTCATCCAGACCATGCTAATTGCGCGAAACTTGTGGAAGAAGCTATCTTTTCAGCGGGAATTCGTAAATATATGCCTGAACTTCCGCCGCACCGTGTAGAGTCTTTTTATAATTATATGATTAATGGTTTTCATAAACCGAATTTTTGTATAGATATTAGTGAATACCTTTCTAAAAAGGTGGAAGCATTAGAGGCGTATGAAAGTCAGTTTTCAACAGGGAGTGATGGTGTTAAGACGCCATTAACCGAAGGATACGTTGAAACTGTAATCGCTCGGGAGAAGATGTTTGGGAAAGAAGTTGGAGTGCTGTATGCCGAAGGATTTATGAGTAAGAAACCGGTTTTATTACATGCTGATTTAATAGGGGGATGTAAATGA
- the dapB gene encoding dihydrodipicolinate reductase → MKEIKVIIAGPRGRMGHEAVLLMERTAHFNLVAAIDYKHGGEKISDLPGMPALDAPIYADLHTCLDEVEADVLLDLTTPEIGKKHVTLAVERGLRSVIGTTGFTEEELKHLTETAKEKEVGTIIAPNFAIGAVLMMKFSQMAAKYFQDVEVIELHHDQKLDAPSGTAVKTVELIRQNREPKEQGHPNETEQLEGARGANVDGIHIHSVRLPGLIAHQEVMFGGDGQMLTVRHDSFNRASFMSGVKLSIETVMNLDHLVYGLENIID, encoded by the coding sequence ATGAAAGAAATTAAAGTAATTATCGCTGGACCACGAGGACGCATGGGACATGAAGCAGTCCTTCTTATGGAAAGAACAGCGCATTTCAATTTAGTAGCAGCAATTGATTATAAGCATGGCGGAGAAAAAATTTCTGATTTACCGGGAATGCCAGCGTTAGATGCACCTATTTACGCGGATTTACATACTTGTTTAGATGAAGTAGAAGCAGATGTATTGTTAGATTTAACAACACCAGAAATTGGAAAGAAACATGTGACACTTGCAGTTGAACGTGGACTTCGATCTGTTATTGGTACGACTGGATTTACAGAAGAAGAGCTTAAACATTTAACGGAAACTGCGAAAGAAAAAGAAGTGGGAACAATCATTGCTCCAAACTTTGCGATTGGTGCAGTACTTATGATGAAGTTCTCTCAAATGGCAGCGAAGTACTTCCAAGATGTTGAAGTAATTGAATTGCATCACGATCAAAAGTTAGATGCACCATCTGGTACAGCTGTAAAAACAGTAGAATTAATCCGTCAAAATCGTGAACCAAAAGAGCAAGGACACCCTAATGAAACAGAACAATTAGAAGGGGCACGTGGTGCAAATGTAGACGGTATTCACATTCATAGCGTACGTCTACCAGGGCTTATTGCACACCAAGAAGTAATGTTCGGCGGAGATGGACAAATGTTAACAGTTCGTCATGATTCATTCAACCGTGCATCATTCATGTCAGGTGTAAAACTATCAATTGAAACAGTAATGAACCTTGATCATCTTGTGTACGGTTTAGAAAATATTATCGACTAA
- a CDS encoding uracil-DNA glycosylase, giving the protein MTDIEYPDYLVKQVKERSATYQLEGFLSGQGPGNPKFMLVGEAPGETEIHNGIPFSGRAGKHLMEFLGRIHVTREEVYITSAVRSRPYKWREKKERNGEKIQKKYNRTPNQGEILAHAPLLDYELEKIDPLVIVTLGNIALQRLVGKNNKITDVHGELLKQPVQQLKDSCGTEFVWTEKEYSIFPTFHPASIFYNRSLLELIYEDLEKLKRFIIKN; this is encoded by the coding sequence GTGACAGACATAGAATATCCAGATTATTTAGTTAAACAAGTGAAGGAGCGTAGTGCTACTTACCAATTAGAAGGTTTTTTAAGTGGACAAGGCCCTGGAAATCCCAAATTTATGCTCGTTGGAGAAGCACCTGGTGAAACAGAAATTCATAATGGGATTCCATTTAGCGGGAGAGCTGGAAAACATTTAATGGAGTTTTTAGGACGTATTCATGTTACAAGGGAAGAAGTATATATTACGAGTGCGGTCCGGAGCAGGCCATATAAATGGCGAGAGAAAAAAGAACGAAATGGCGAAAAAATACAGAAAAAGTATAATAGAACACCAAATCAAGGAGAAATACTTGCTCATGCCCCTTTATTAGATTATGAGTTGGAAAAGATAGATCCTCTTGTTATCGTTACGCTTGGCAATATTGCATTACAGCGTTTAGTCGGTAAAAATAATAAAATTACAGATGTTCATGGAGAATTGTTAAAACAACCGGTGCAGCAATTGAAAGATAGTTGCGGTACAGAATTTGTATGGACAGAAAAAGAATATTCTATTTTTCCGACCTTTCATCCAGCTTCTATTTTTTATAATCGGAGTTTGTTGGAGCTTATTTATGAGGATTTGGAGAAACTTAAAAGATTTATAATAAAAAACTAG
- the bshA gene encoding N-acetyl-alpha-D-glucosaminyl L-malate synthase BshA, with amino-acid sequence MKLKIGITCYPSVGGSGVVGTELGKQLAERGHEIHFITSGVPFRLNKVYPNIYFHEVTVNQYSVFQYPPYDLALASKMAEVAQRENLDILHVHYAIPHAICAYLAKQMIGERIKIVTTLHGTDITVLGSDPSLNNLIRFGIEQSDVVTAVSHSLIEETNELVKPDKEIETVYNFVDERVYFKRDMSQLKKEYGIRENEKVLIHISNFRKVKRVQDVVQSFAKIVKEVDAKLLLVGDGPEFCTILQLVKSLHIEERVLFLGKQDNVAELLAMSDLMLLLSEKESFGLVILEAMACGVPSIGTRVGGIPEVIQHGETGYICEVGDTDGIAKQAIQLLENEELHRNMGERAMKSVYEQFRSEKIVSQYEAIYYDILRDDKNGKI; translated from the coding sequence ATGAAATTGAAAATAGGTATTACATGTTACCCTTCTGTAGGTGGTTCTGGGGTTGTTGGGACAGAGTTAGGAAAGCAATTGGCGGAACGCGGGCATGAAATTCATTTTATTACATCGGGTGTACCATTTCGGTTGAATAAAGTGTACCCGAACATTTATTTTCACGAAGTAACAGTAAATCAATATTCTGTTTTTCAATATCCACCTTACGATTTAGCATTAGCGAGTAAAATGGCAGAGGTTGCTCAAAGAGAAAACCTTGATATTTTACATGTGCATTATGCAATCCCTCATGCTATTTGTGCATATTTAGCAAAACAAATGATTGGGGAGCGTATTAAAATTGTTACAACCTTACATGGAACGGATATTACTGTGTTAGGTTCCGACCCTTCGTTAAATAATTTAATTCGCTTTGGTATTGAACAATCTGATGTTGTTACAGCTGTGTCACATTCGTTAATTGAAGAAACGAATGAACTTGTAAAACCAGATAAAGAAATTGAGACGGTATACAATTTTGTAGATGAACGTGTTTATTTCAAACGTGATATGTCTCAATTAAAAAAAGAATATGGTATACGAGAAAATGAAAAAGTTTTGATTCATATTTCAAATTTCCGAAAGGTTAAGCGTGTACAGGATGTTGTGCAGTCATTTGCCAAAATTGTAAAGGAAGTAGATGCGAAATTGCTTCTTGTTGGTGATGGACCAGAGTTCTGTACTATTTTACAATTGGTGAAAAGTTTACATATTGAGGAACGTGTCTTATTCCTAGGAAAGCAAGATAATGTTGCCGAGCTTCTTGCGATGAGTGATTTAATGCTACTTTTATCAGAAAAGGAAAGTTTTGGTCTCGTTATATTAGAAGCGATGGCGTGTGGTGTGCCTAGTATCGGAACGAGGGTTGGGGGCATTCCAGAGGTCATTCAACATGGTGAAACAGGATATATATGTGAAGTTGGAGATACAGACGGAATAGCTAAGCAAGCAATTCAACTACTAGAAAATGAAGAACTTCACCGTAATATGGGAGAGCGAGCGATGAAATCTGTATATGAGCAGTTTCGTTCGGAAAAAATCGTTTCACAGTATGAGGCGATTTATTATGACATACTAAGGGATGACAAGAATGGAAAGATTTAA
- a CDS encoding YitT family protein, whose amino-acid sequence MTSNLKIRNIIFILIGSAIFSFGIVNINIENHLAEGGFTGITLLLYFKFSLDPSYTNLILNVPLFFIGWKLLGRTTFLYTLIGTFSVSLFLWVFQRYEILNLHLNLQNDMTLAALFAGAFIGIGLGIIFKYGGTTGGVDIIARLAHKYVGWSMGKTMFMFDAIVIIISILTYLSYREGMYTLVAVFIGAKVIDFMQEGAYAAKGATIISDKNDEIAAKILSEMERGATFLKAVGSYTKVERNVLYCVVAKNEIVKLKNIIISVDPHAFVAVNDVHDVVGEGFTLDENKKPLHN is encoded by the coding sequence ATGACATCAAATTTGAAGATTCGAAATATCATTTTTATTTTAATCGGTTCCGCTATTTTTTCTTTCGGTATTGTGAATATCAATATTGAAAACCATCTTGCAGAGGGTGGATTTACCGGCATTACGCTATTATTATATTTTAAATTTTCACTTGATCCTTCCTATACAAACTTAATTTTAAACGTTCCTCTATTTTTCATTGGCTGGAAATTACTCGGCCGAACAACATTTTTATACACATTAATCGGTACATTTAGCGTCTCTTTATTCCTTTGGGTGTTTCAGCGCTACGAGATTCTCAACTTACATTTAAACTTGCAAAATGATATGACACTGGCTGCTTTATTCGCCGGGGCATTTATCGGTATAGGACTTGGAATTATATTTAAATACGGCGGGACTACTGGCGGTGTTGATATTATCGCAAGGCTAGCTCACAAATATGTTGGCTGGAGTATGGGAAAAACGATGTTTATGTTCGATGCAATCGTTATCATTATCTCTATTCTTACCTATTTATCATACCGTGAAGGTATGTATACGTTAGTTGCTGTTTTTATCGGGGCTAAGGTTATTGATTTCATGCAAGAAGGAGCTTATGCAGCAAAAGGAGCAACTATTATTTCTGATAAAAATGATGAAATTGCTGCAAAAATTTTATCTGAAATGGAGCGCGGAGCAACCTTTTTAAAAGCAGTTGGATCCTATACAAAAGTAGAACGTAATGTACTATATTGTGTTGTTGCTAAAAATGAAATCGTAAAATTAAAAAATATCATTATTTCAGTAGATCCACATGCCTTTGTCGCTGTAAATGATGTACACGATGTTGTTGGTGAAGGATTTACATTAGATGAAAATAAAAAACCACTACATAATTAA
- the mgsA gene encoding methylglyoxal synthase, with protein sequence MKIALIAHDKKKDDMVSFAYAYKPIFEKHELFATGTTGLRIMEATGLVVTRYQSGPLGGDQEIGAMIAKNEMDMVIFFRDPLTAQPHEPDVNALLRLCDVYAIPLATNMASAEMLMHALERGDLDYRKLRK encoded by the coding sequence ATGAAAATTGCCTTAATCGCACATGACAAAAAGAAAGATGATATGGTTTCGTTCGCGTACGCATATAAACCGATTTTTGAAAAACATGAACTTTTTGCAACAGGAACGACAGGACTTCGTATTATGGAGGCAACTGGTTTAGTTGTAACAAGATATCAATCTGGTCCTCTTGGTGGCGATCAAGAAATTGGTGCAATGATTGCAAAAAATGAGATGGATATGGTGATTTTTTTCCGGGATCCACTAACAGCCCAGCCGCATGAACCAGATGTCAATGCGTTACTTCGTTTATGTGATGTATACGCTATCCCATTAGCAACGAATATGGCAAGTGCTGAAATGTTAATGCATGCATTAGAGCGGGGAGATTTAGATTACCGAAAGTTAAGAAAATGA